A genomic segment from Actinomadura hallensis encodes:
- a CDS encoding RNA polymerase sigma factor: protein MAGVPGPAQHDGTRLADALRAGDVIALTEVYDAYAPRLYDYCHGLLRDRVEAAGALRNVIIAAREHIDRLTEPERLRGWLYAIARKECMRRRDSPNRHTGQEAPEADDRLDGERLARREERRMLAHSALAALNGRQREAIDLLVRHDLDEVDMAGVFGMPLEETFALVEKAGEDLAAALHAVLVAQNHREDCDAVASLAGSWPLPPQAAASLVRHVPGCPVCRELRTPQVPPAGLLSVLPVAALPAELRLDVLTAATDEDRAGNRRAIAAWTGPFDEYGWPLPYEPAPARARERPPRRRGPLIGALALAAGVVMLAAGAMVWLGSGGGERTDAAATVPAAPADSGEPTGSAEPEPTPPDPSPTVTSPSPSPSATPSPTPSPTKTSKTPSTRPPLQPPPSSDAPRTPRRGSLAVEGCRMRGRESSCNVRITAQGGPVNWRVTGTSGGVSANGAGRLGPGESAEVTVHRTNVFCLGDRNGSVSFSPGGTASVSYC, encoded by the coding sequence GTGGCCGGTGTGCCAGGGCCCGCGCAGCACGACGGCACCAGGCTGGCGGACGCGCTGCGGGCCGGCGACGTCATCGCGCTGACCGAGGTCTACGACGCCTACGCGCCGCGCCTCTACGACTACTGCCACGGCCTGCTCCGCGACCGCGTCGAGGCCGCCGGGGCGCTGCGCAACGTCATCATCGCCGCCCGGGAGCACATCGACCGGCTGACCGAGCCCGAACGCCTGCGCGGCTGGCTGTACGCGATCGCCCGCAAGGAGTGCATGCGCCGCCGCGACAGCCCCAACCGGCACACCGGGCAGGAGGCCCCGGAGGCCGACGACCGGCTCGACGGGGAGCGGCTCGCCCGGCGCGAGGAGCGCCGGATGCTCGCCCACAGCGCGCTCGCCGCGCTCAACGGCCGCCAGCGCGAGGCGATCGACCTGCTGGTGCGGCACGACCTGGACGAGGTCGACATGGCCGGCGTCTTCGGCATGCCGCTGGAGGAGACGTTCGCGCTCGTGGAGAAGGCCGGCGAGGACCTCGCCGCCGCCCTGCACGCGGTGCTCGTCGCGCAGAACCACCGGGAGGACTGCGACGCCGTCGCGTCGCTGGCCGGGTCGTGGCCGCTGCCCCCGCAGGCCGCGGCGTCGCTCGTCCGGCACGTTCCGGGCTGCCCGGTGTGCCGGGAGCTGCGGACGCCGCAGGTGCCGCCCGCCGGGCTGCTGTCGGTGCTGCCGGTCGCGGCCCTGCCCGCCGAGCTGCGGCTGGACGTGCTGACCGCCGCCACCGACGAGGACCGCGCCGGCAACCGCCGCGCCATCGCCGCCTGGACCGGGCCGTTCGACGAGTACGGCTGGCCGCTCCCCTACGAGCCCGCGCCCGCGCGGGCCCGCGAACGCCCGCCCCGGCGCCGCGGTCCCCTCATCGGCGCCCTGGCCCTGGCGGCGGGGGTCGTGATGCTGGCGGCCGGCGCCATGGTCTGGCTCGGCAGCGGCGGCGGCGAGCGCACCGACGCCGCCGCGACCGTCCCGGCCGCGCCCGCCGACAGCGGCGAGCCGACCGGGTCGGCCGAGCCGGAGCCGACGCCGCCCGACCCGTCCCCCACGGTCACGTCGCCGTCCCCGAGCCCGTCGGCGACGCCGTCGCCGACGCCGTCGCCGACCAAGACGTCGAAGACGCCGAGCACGCGGCCCCCGCTGCAGCCGCCGCCGAGCAGCGACGCGCCGCGGACTCCGAGGCGCGGAAGCCTGGCGGTGGAGGGGTGCCGGATGCGCGGCCGCGAGTCGTCGTGCAACGTCCGCATCACCGCCCAGGGCGGGCCGGTGAACTGGCGGGTCACCGGGACGTCCGGCGGCGTGAGCGCCAACGGCGCGGGACGCCTGGGGCCGGGCGAGTCCGCGGAGGTGACCGTGCACCGCACGAACGTCTTCTGCCTGGGCGACCGGAACGGCTCGGTCTCGTTCTCCCCCGGCGGCACGGCCAGCGTCTCGTACTGCTGA
- a CDS encoding phosphotransferase family protein, which produces MTVDAELPSGVPGIDVPRLAEWLARELPGLPGSGRITAIDLIAGGRSNLTYGITLDGGRRVVLRRPPLGHVLPTAHDMGREYRVLTALGDRTSVPVPRTLAFCDDEDVIGARFYLMDFVEGRVLRTREDAADITPEQARGLSEALAEALAAIHTVDLKAAGLEDFGRPSGYMERQLRRWRKQWDGSQEAIRATGVTRDLPEYDRLVERLAGRMPADAPARLVHGDFRLDNALARVEPRPEIAAVVDWEMSTLGDPLSDLGLTLVYWAEAADGDQLPVGATITSAPGFYTRREFTERYAALSGFDLADLDFYVAFACFKLAVILEGIHARYLQKATVGEGFDKIGEGVPILLERAHRTLDTGTI; this is translated from the coding sequence ATGACCGTTGACGCAGAGCTTCCGTCCGGGGTCCCCGGCATCGACGTCCCCCGGCTGGCGGAGTGGCTGGCCCGCGAGCTGCCCGGACTGCCCGGATCGGGGCGCATCACGGCGATCGACCTGATCGCCGGGGGGCGCTCGAACCTCACCTACGGGATCACCCTGGACGGCGGCAGGCGCGTGGTGCTGCGCAGGCCGCCCCTCGGGCACGTTCTGCCGACGGCCCACGACATGGGACGCGAGTACAGGGTGCTGACCGCGCTCGGCGACCGGACGTCGGTGCCGGTGCCGAGGACCCTGGCGTTCTGCGACGACGAGGACGTCATCGGCGCCCGCTTCTACCTCATGGACTTCGTCGAGGGGCGCGTCCTGCGCACCCGCGAGGACGCGGCGGACATCACGCCCGAGCAGGCGCGGGGGCTCAGCGAGGCGCTGGCGGAGGCGCTCGCCGCCATCCACACCGTCGACCTGAAGGCCGCCGGGCTGGAGGACTTCGGCCGCCCCAGCGGCTACATGGAGCGCCAGCTCAGGCGGTGGCGCAAGCAGTGGGACGGCTCCCAGGAGGCGATCCGCGCCACCGGCGTCACCCGTGACCTGCCGGAGTACGACCGGCTCGTGGAGCGGCTCGCCGGGCGGATGCCCGCCGACGCCCCGGCGCGCCTCGTCCACGGCGACTTCCGGCTCGACAACGCGCTCGCCAGGGTCGAGCCGCGTCCCGAGATCGCCGCGGTCGTCGACTGGGAGATGTCCACGCTCGGCGACCCGCTGTCCGACCTCGGGCTGACGCTCGTCTACTGGGCGGAGGCCGCCGACGGCGACCAGCTGCCCGTGGGGGCGACGATCACCTCGGCGCCGGGCTTCTACACCAGGCGCGAGTTCACCGAACGGTACGCGGCCCTGAGCGGGTTCGACCTCGCCGACCTCGACTTCTACGTCGCGTTCGCCTGCTTCAAGCTTGCCGTCATCCTGGAGGGCATCCACGCGCGCTACCTGCAGAAGGCGACCGTGGGCGAGGGCTTCGACAAGATCGGTGAGGGCGTCCCCATCCTGCTGGAGCGCGCCCACAGGACGCTGGACACCGGCACCATCTGA